AGACCCCATGCTTTAATAGCCTCGCCGACAATTTTACCCGCATCGCTGATGAGTCCATCGACTAAGTAAAGTTCAGCTCCAGCAACAGCACACTCATTTCGTGTAATAACAGGCGCATCTTTTGGCATGACAACGGTTGCTTTTATGTCAGCGCGTGACGAATACAGTGACCAAGCAGCTCCTGCGTTGCCATTTGTAGGCATCGCTAACTGTTCAACGCCAAGTTCTTTTGCTTTTGACACCCCTACAGCGGCGCCTCTAGCTTTAAATGATCCCGTTGGAATAATGCCTTCATCTTTCATATATAAGTTTGGAATGTTCATTTCTTTCCCTAGCTTAGGCATTTTTATAAGCGGAGTCATCCCTTCACCTAAGGACACGACGTTTTTTGGATCTTCTACTGGAAGCAGCTCATGATATCTCCATAAATTTGGTTCTCTGCTTTGAACAGCTTCTGGAGTCAAGTTAGCTTTCAATCTCTCTAAATCATACGCTACCAATAGCGGTGAGCCACATTCACATAATTGATGTTTTTCTTTTGGACTATATTCTTTTTTGCATTTAGGACAATATAAGTGAGAAACATAACTAAACGGCATCATACACACTCCTTTAAATTCTGTAAACATACTACCCTATATACATTATAATTTATATTATTTTTATCAGAATTGTAAGGTATGATTTACCCATCATTTTATTGAATATTTTAAAAAGCATAAAATACTATTAAATTAAGATTTTATGCTTTTTCCTACGTTGTTTATATTACTTTTTTAGAATTAACCTCAGTAAATTTAAATAAAAATGCGAAAAAGAAACGCACTTCACACTTTAAATATAGGAATAATTATTTTAGTGTGTTAAAAAGCGACTTGAAGGAGGTAACGAAGGGCAGTGAGTGCACTTTCGATGCTGAACAAACGTAATAATAGAATGTACACTTATATAAAACTCCACCTTCACTATTATTCAGAACGAAACTGCTTCAATAAGACCTCTCTTAAACTAGTAGACAAGGCCTCTGCTTGCAGAACTCTATCCAGCTTCTCTTTATTAAACCGGTCTTTGAATTTTACGTCGTTAACTGTTGCTATAGACACTTCGTTCGGATCTTTTTCAAGCAAGATCAACTCATCTCTCACTGAGACGATGCCTTCTTTTAAAACGCGAAATAAAAACCCTGTATAGCCTGTTTCTCTCATTTTCACGACGATATCCGGCACTTCATATTTTGCAGCAAGCTTGTAACAAGGATTTCTAGGTTCAGATACTTGAATAATAGCCTCACCAAATGCAAATATATCCCCGACGTGCGCGTTTCTTTCTGTTAATCCAACGGTTGTGATGTTTTCTCCAAACAACGCGGTTTTAACAGGGTTTTGGATGATGTTATTCCAGTATTCATAATAATCATAAGGATACAGACATAGCGCTTTGTCCACTCCTCCATGATCTTTGTACGCCTGCTCGTCACCTTCTAGCCCCAACTTACTTAAAAAGACGGGTTCATCTGCTGCTGTTTTTCGAATGGCGGATTGAAACGTTCGTTTTCCATAAGTAAGTGTTTCAATTTTTCCGTAGTTAAGCGACTGAACTTGATAGTGATCTGCCATATGCTCTCTCCTTTTTTAAATCAATAGACTTTTTCATCATGTGATAATTCTTTTCGCTCTGAGCGCTTGTGCATGAATGCAGTAAGCACTAGCAAACACATTGTTAAAACAAGTAAAACAAAAAATAATTGCGTGTTTGTATGAAAGAAATCGCGTGCGAAACCCGATAAAATTGGAGCACACCCTCCTACGATATATCCCCCTGATTGCATCATAGCTGTCCATGAGCTCGCTTCTTGAGGCGAATCTGTCTCATTTAACGGCAGCATAAGTGCTAAAGGAAAAAGTCCTCCAAGCCCTATTCCTAATAGTATCGAAGAAAACCAAAGACTGGTTAAAGGATAGAGAATGAAAACTAAACCCGCTGATGCAAACAGTGTACTGCTCGCAAGCCAAAAGGTTTGGTTTTTATAATAATCAGCTAGCGTTGGAATTAAAAAGCTAAACGCCATTTGAACGAACGTAAAAACGGTAATAAGCGTACCCGCTTCTTGATTACTCATGCCCAAATCGTGTGCGGCTGGCGCTAGCCATGTGGTCACAGAGTAAAAAATGCCGGCCTGCAGCCCAAAGAAAAGCGTAAACAGCCAGGCTTTTTTATTTTTTAACGGCAGCTTGTTTTTTCTGGAGCCAAACGCTTGCTGAGATTTACGCGCAATCGGAGACCAAACAATGAGAGCAATCACGGCCAGCACGCTCCAGCTAGCAAGAGCTACATTCCACGAATCGTGCAGTACATGCTGCAAAGGTACCGTCAGCCCTGCGCTTAACGAAGCGCCCGTTCCCATGCCCACGGAGTAAATTCCGATCATGAGGCCTATTCTATTCGGAAATTTCTTTTTAATAAATCCCGATAACAGCGGTCCAGCGATGGCAATACCTACACCTAAAAGAAAAGCACTGCTTAAAAGAACAGATATTGAGTGTGCGGCCACTCTCATACACGTCGCGATTCCAATCACCACTAAGCAAAAAGAAATCACTTTTTCAGCTCCCCACAGCCCTTCAAGTTTTCCTGTAAACAATGCAAACAACCCCATACATAACACAGGAATAGCTGTTAAAAAACTAACTGTAACATTGCTCAATCCCAGCTGATTACGTATGGTTTCAAGCACAGGCGATACGGATGTAATACCGATTCGTAAATTAATTGAAACTAAAAATAAAGCAATCACGTACACATATATTCTCTCTTTTGACTTCATGTTGTTATTCCTCTCTCGTTGATTCAGTATATCATCTGATGTTTAACTTTTTAAAAAAGGAACTTAGATAAGCTCCAAATTTTGACCGGCATATTTTTTTGCTTGCTCTGTATCTCCATTCAAAATAGCGGTAAATAAGTTTTCATGAATGGTGGAATTATCTTTATAATCAATCGTTTTTAAAATGAGCTGACTCAGCGTATGTCGCAGTACAGGCACAAACGATTGATATAAATCCATTAAAACATTATTTTTACTAGCTTCTGCAATCGAAAGATGAAACTGAATATCCGCATCTATATATTCAGCATAATTGCCTTTTTCAAGTTCTTTTTTCCGTTTATCTAAATGCCCTTTCATCTTTAACAAGTCTTCGTCCGTTCGACGCTGCGCCGCTAACATCGCCACTTGCAAATCAAGCATTTCACGCGCTTCGTAAATATGATCAATATCTGCCGTTTGAAGTCTTGTTTCAAACGAATCCTGTGTGAAGCTAAGAGACTTAATTCTCGTTCCTTTTCCTTGTTTCACTTCCAGTACATTTGCATGAACAAGAATTTTCACCGCTTCTCGCAAAGTAGATCGCCCTACCCCGAGCTCTTCCATTAGCTGAGGCTCCGTTGGAAGCTGATCTCCTACCTGATATTGACCTGAAAAAATTTTCGTTTGAAGCTGCTCTAGCACCTCATCCACTAGCTTTCGACGCGGTACTTTTGAAAACGATTGTTTATTATGTATATTCATCTGCTCATCTCCTGTTTATATCACCTTTATGATAAACAATTTTATGTTGTTTGGCAAGAGTGCTATAGATTAAGGAGCAGCGCGTGGAGTGCTCGTTACACTAATAATTAAACAAGGAGAATCACCGCCCCTTACTTCTAGATTTTAACAAGTCTTTATCAGTAGTAAAAAAAGGCTCCGTTAAACTTAAAAGCCTGCCTACTCAAACCTAAACCCAATCCCGCCGTCTACAATAATGTTTTGACCCGTAACAAACGATGCGTCATCCGAAAGGAGCCATTTTACTGCTTTTGCGGCTTCAAACGGATCACCAATTCTGCCTAGCGCGTTTAATTTTTGATAGGATTCATTGAGCTTTTCTTTTTCCTCTGAAGATAGAGCTAAAAACTTTTCTTCTAGCATAGACGTCCGAAATGCACCTGGACACAGAGAGTTAATTCTTATGTTTTGATGGCCATATTCTTGAGCAACTGATTTTGTTAAAGCGATCACACCGCTTTTTCCGGCCGCATATACGCCTGTCCCTGCTGAACATAAAATAGCGTCCATTGACGACGTATTCACGATGACACCGCTGTTTTGTTTGGTCATTACCTGCAGCTGATATTTCATACAAAGCCATACGCTTTTTAACGTAACGTTTATTAAATGGTCAAAGTCTTCTTCTTTGAATTCATGGGTAGCATTAGAAGCTGCCTCCGTGTTAGCCGCATTATTAAAGCCAACATCAATTTTTCCAAAAGTAGAGTATGTGTGGCTCACAAGGTTTTTGACATCTTGACTATTCGTTACATCCGTTTTAATAAAAAGAGAGTGAGGAGACCATTTTCTTAATACAGAAAGAGCTTCTTCTCCTTTTTCACTATTTCTAGAAGCAATCACAACATGCATGCCCTCTTTTGCGAGTAATTCCGCTGTTGCTAAGCCAATCCCCGACGTTCCACCCGTAATAATCCCTACTTTTTCTTCAAACATATAGTTCTCCCCTTTTGTGTTCAATAAGATCCCAAAAAATTAAATTTAGTAACATTAGCCATAGAAGTTATTCAGCTTTGGGTAGATTAATACCTGCTTCGAAACACTAAAAAGAGAGTGAGACACAACTAAAGCAATTCAATCTAAAGGCGAGCAAATCGGATACATGAGCTAGTTTGGGTCACTCGCTACACCGCTGTTGATTTCCGTGCAAGGCTTCGCTTTCCGCGGGCGGCCGCTGATCCTCCTCGTCGCTTACGCTCCTGCGGGGTCTCACCTATTCCGCTTTTCCCGCAGGAGTCTTCGCCTTGCCCTCCAATCAACTGCTAGACGCACGTACCCACATAAACGAAATCTACGTTCATCCCAATAACAAAAAATCCGAACGAGTTTGATTCTCCATCAAGAATCTCCATTCCTTGTTCGGATTCACCTTCAACTACACTACTTTTGTCACAACCTCTTTTAATTAGCATTAGCCACTAACTTGATGTTGAGAAACAGATAAAGTAGATTTTCGATTCCATAAATAAAAGGCATATCCGCCTAAAAATAAAAGCAGCGCGTAATTAACAAATAAAGAATCATTTGCGTTGACAGGGCTTGTAAACTGGAGAAAATTATTTAAGCCATGAAATACAATCGTCACTCCAATCGATTGACCGTTAACGATCAGTAAAGCCAAGACCAACCCAATAACAAATGCAAATAAAATTTGAAAAATTGTATTTGCTACCGATTGACCGCTTAGCATATTCAAACTGTGCGTAAAGGCAAATAGGAACGATGATAGAAGAACCGCCACTTTATAGCTTTTTGATAACAGCAAATTCAGCATAAATCCTCTAAATACCATCTCCTCTACAAATGCTATGACTAGAGTTTGGGTAAGCAAAATAAGAACAATATCTGCAGTAGAACTTCCGTGTACACCTTTGTTCCCGATGAGGATAATAAGCAAATACAAAAGAAGCGGAGAAAGAACGAGGATTCTTGTTCTAAAGGACATGTTTTGTTGAAAGGAGAAAAAATGCTGCCACTTTTTTGTTTTTGTTAGATAAAAAGCTATTCCTATTGCTAAAGGGACAACTCCTAAAAACTGAAGATAATGTGCAGTAGGATGCGTCATGCTCACGTATGCACCGTTTACCACAAACCAAAAGATAACTAAGATTTCTAGGCCAATAACTTTCCATAAAAGCTTTGACTTGATCATCACTACACTACCTTTCTACTTTAGGCTTCATTGATAACCTATATTCGTTTTAAGGATTTTATATGTTTTCACCTTTTTATCATTCAAGCTCAAAGACCATGTGAGGCAACGCTTTTTCCTTTTAAAATAAGAAGATCGTTCCTCCTTTTTTACTGTGATTACACAAGATACAAAAATGCACAAAACCCTGCCCATGTGACGTAATCACTGAACTCCATTTTTTTATCGCCTCTCACGAGTACATTTACAGCCCAATTCAAAACACTTCCCTCAGACGTTTTATCTACATATTTTCTCGCTAAAGCGTATGCACCCACTCGAAATAAGTAATAGCTGATTAAACATAAAAAAGAGATGGTCATAAAATTTAAATTTAACTCTTTCACCTTGTACACCTCATCGTTTTTGTGTTATTACATAACATTGCTTTTTATTTCTGTTCATAAAAATCTTTTTTGACACCTTTCAAAAGCTTTAAGATTTCTTTATAAAAACAGATAATTAACATTCCAGCGATGTTTGTCACCATCATAATCATAAGATTGCCGATGATGAGACTCAGAAAATTCCCAAAAAACATGAGGCCAATTCCGATATAAAAGCCTGGGTGAAGCAGCTTATCGTCGTCTTCTTTTTCTTCTTCCTGAATGTTTATTCTGTTTTGTAACGCAGCATCATTTTTAATAAACTCATTAATAGTTGTTCCATAGATGTCGCTTAAGTTTAAAAGTTGTTGGATATCAGGGTAGCTCTGATTACCTTCCCATTTATGTATGTGCTGTACCGATACACTCAGCTGTTCAGCAACCTCTTCTTCTGACATTTTTTGTTCTTCTCTTAATTTTTTTAATTGATTTCCTAGCCTCAACTCATTCACCTCTATAACTGTGGCAGCTTGTAAACAAAATTTGTTTGCACTACGTTTTCTCGTTTTCTACAATTCTAACATATTGTGGTAAAAAAGAAAGAAACAGTAATGAGACGTATAAACCATAAAACGATACCCCTAAAAAATAGTGAGAATTCTCATGTGTAAAAAATGAAAGAATGCACTTTTATCTTCATCCTTTTATTGTTTATACTAAATAGTGGATTGTAAGAACGTAGAACTGAAAAAGGAGGCAAACTGACGATGGAAATGCTGCTTATTTATCTATTTGTTATCGCTCTTATTGGATTCATTATTTGGAGAAAAATGAAAAAGAAAAATAAGCCCATTAAAAAGAATGGACTTGGTATATTAGCACCTATTTTCTTTATAGTCATTGCATTTTCTCTTAGTCTAAGTCAGATGATGCACATACCGGGCCAATCATTTCACTTACCACCCTACTGGGAAATGATGATTGCTGGTGTATTAGGTATTATATTTGGACTCATTATGCTTAGCCAAACAGACTATGAAGTAAGAGAAGATGGCTTTATTTATTCAAAGCCAAACAAGAATTTTAAATATGTAATTATCGCCATTATCTTTATAAGAA
The genomic region above belongs to Priestia megaterium and contains:
- a CDS encoding MOSC domain-containing protein, whose protein sequence is MADHYQVQSLNYGKIETLTYGKRTFQSAIRKTAADEPVFLSKLGLEGDEQAYKDHGGVDKALCLYPYDYYEYWNNIIQNPVKTALFGENITTVGLTERNAHVGDIFAFGEAIIQVSEPRNPCYKLAAKYEVPDIVVKMRETGYTGFLFRVLKEGIVSVRDELILLEKDPNEVSIATVNDVKFKDRFNKEKLDRVLQAEALSTSLREVLLKQFRSE
- a CDS encoding MFS transporter → MKSKERIYVYVIALFLVSINLRIGITSVSPVLETIRNQLGLSNVTVSFLTAIPVLCMGLFALFTGKLEGLWGAEKVISFCLVVIGIATCMRVAAHSISVLLSSAFLLGVGIAIAGPLLSGFIKKKFPNRIGLMIGIYSVGMGTGASLSAGLTVPLQHVLHDSWNVALASWSVLAVIALIVWSPIARKSQQAFGSRKNKLPLKNKKAWLFTLFFGLQAGIFYSVTTWLAPAAHDLGMSNQEAGTLITVFTFVQMAFSFLIPTLADYYKNQTFWLASSTLFASAGLVFILYPLTSLWFSSILLGIGLGGLFPLALMLPLNETDSPQEASSWTAMMQSGGYIVGGCAPILSGFARDFFHTNTQLFFVLLVLTMCLLVLTAFMHKRSERKELSHDEKVY
- a CDS encoding FadR/GntR family transcriptional regulator is translated as MNIHNKQSFSKVPRRKLVDEVLEQLQTKIFSGQYQVGDQLPTEPQLMEELGVGRSTLREAVKILVHANVLEVKQGKGTRIKSLSFTQDSFETRLQTADIDHIYEAREMLDLQVAMLAAQRRTDEDLLKMKGHLDKRKKELEKGNYAEYIDADIQFHLSIAEASKNNVLMDLYQSFVPVLRHTLSQLILKTIDYKDNSTIHENLFTAILNGDTEQAKKYAGQNLELI
- a CDS encoding SDR family NAD(P)-dependent oxidoreductase gives rise to the protein MFEEKVGIITGGTSGIGLATAELLAKEGMHVVIASRNSEKGEEALSVLRKWSPHSLFIKTDVTNSQDVKNLVSHTYSTFGKIDVGFNNAANTEAASNATHEFKEEDFDHLINVTLKSVWLCMKYQLQVMTKQNSGVIVNTSSMDAILCSAGTGVYAAGKSGVIALTKSVAQEYGHQNIRINSLCPGAFRTSMLEEKFLALSSEEKEKLNESYQKLNALGRIGDPFEAAKAVKWLLSDDASFVTGQNIIVDGGIGFRFE
- a CDS encoding CPBP family intramembrane glutamic endopeptidase, with the translated sequence MIKSKLLWKVIGLEILVIFWFVVNGAYVSMTHPTAHYLQFLGVVPLAIGIAFYLTKTKKWQHFFSFQQNMSFRTRILVLSPLLLYLLIILIGNKGVHGSSTADIVLILLTQTLVIAFVEEMVFRGFMLNLLLSKSYKVAVLLSSFLFAFTHSLNMLSGQSVANTIFQILFAFVIGLVLALLIVNGQSIGVTIVFHGLNNFLQFTSPVNANDSLFVNYALLLFLGGYAFYLWNRKSTLSVSQHQVSG
- a CDS encoding helix-turn-helix domain-containing protein, which gives rise to MNELRLGNQLKKLREEQKMSEEEVAEQLSVSVQHIHKWEGNQSYPDIQQLLNLSDIYGTTINEFIKNDAALQNRINIQEEEKEDDDKLLHPGFYIGIGLMFFGNFLSLIIGNLMIMMVTNIAGMLIICFYKEILKLLKGVKKDFYEQK
- a CDS encoding CcdC protein domain-containing protein, whose translation is MEMLLIYLFVIALIGFIIWRKMKKKNKPIKKNGLGILAPIFFIVIAFSLSLSQMMHIPGQSFHLPPYWEMMIAGVLGIIFGLIMLSQTDYEVREDGFIYSKPNKNFKYVIIAIIFIRMALSQYFKGLDSIDFAVLTMTLAFIYIVIWRVGSYLKFRKLNGDNYSVNAG